CAGGGTGATGACGACGACTAAGCTATAAACTTTTGTAGACATGTGACTACTTTATGTCGTTTGACGGTAGAGATATTTTTTCCACTTTACGGTTATATACACTATAAATATACACCGTCGTCACAATCAGAATCATCACCACCGGCCCGTAGATAACTCCCGCCGCCCCAAACAGCGCCAATCCAGAGAATACGCCAAGCAGCAAGAGGGCATCATTCAGCGCCGCATCCTTCGGCACCAACCGCGGCCGCAGCAGATTGTCGATGAACGAGACCACCAGGAAATGGAAGATGAGCAGGAATATACCCTGCCAGATCTGCCCCGTCAGCAACAGCACGATGGCCAGCGGAATCGTCACGATGCCGGCGCCAAGCGGGATGAAGCTTAGGAAGGTCAGCAGTACGAAGAAGAACCAGAAATAATCGATGCCGACGATCCATAGGCTGAGCGCGCTGGCAAACCCCTGCGCCAGCGCCACCACGAACTGCCCCTTCACCATGGCGGTGGTCATGTGGCCGGCGCGGGTCAGGTAGAGATTATTGAGCTTGTCATCGTAAGGACTGAGGTTCTTGATGGTTGCGATCAGCCTGTCCTGATGGCGCAACATACCGATGATCAGAAAAACCGCGAGGATGGTCGTACTGATCAAATCGACGGCCGCCGAACCCGCCCGCTGCAGACTGCCCGTCAGAAAACTTAACGCCCCAAGCGCGATGTTCTTAAACGTATTGTTGACCTGCGCCCGGTCTATCTGCAACGACTCGCCGCCTGGCAGTCCGCGCAGCGCGTCGTTGGTGCGCTCGAGCGTATCATCGAAAGCACGCTGGATATCCGCCGAGCCGAACTTGACGTTGCTGCTGCTGACATTCGAGACCAAAGCGGTCGCCTCGTGGATGGTCACCGATGCCACGATGGCAATCGGCAACATTACCGACAGCACAATGGTGAGCAGCGTACCGGTGATGGCAATGCCTGCCCGCTTGGTCAGGCGCAGCAGGCTTTTGTACACCGGGTTATAAATATAGGCAATCAGCGCCGAGAACATTACGGCACCCAGGTACGGAGAGATGAAGAACAGACCGCCAGCCAGGGCGATAAGCAGGGCGATACGGATGCTCCATGGCACGGTAATTATCCCGGCAGTCAGTGGATGTGTTGTTTTCTTCTCGGACATACGGTTCCTTCGCCCTGAAATTACCACTGTTCCCAGAAGAATGGCAAGCGTGAGCGTATTTGCAGGTCACAACGTAGGGTCAGATGGAGGTTGGTGATATCGGTTGGATTAGCCTGAAAAGCAGATGGGGGAGAGTGCGCCGTTGACAACGAATATTCGCCCTTGCAAGCTGCCTCCTTGTTATCACGCAGTTTGAAATCAAAGTCTTTCTTCTGGGTAGTCAGTTTATAAGGCGTTTGTTTCGCTTTAGTCTGCAGCGCCGTATAGTCTATGTACATCGAGCTTACGCCCGGCACATCCTGCAACTCCGGAACGGTCATCAGGCCGCTATGGAGGTTATTCACGGTAGTTACCATCTCTCGCTCATCGCGCACTGAAATGTTTCTTACCGCCAGGTGGTTAAAGCACGGCACAGTGCCGTCATCGGGCCGGGTCGCATCTTTTGGACAGCCGTTGCCGCGCAGCACTTGGTTGACGCCTGGCACCCGTTGCCATTTGCTTTGGACTTGCAAGAAGGCAACCTCCAAAGAGGTCAGTTCCTTGTCCTGCCTGCCATTGGATGAAGCCACGTACACCACCATGGCGACCGCCGCAACCAAGGCAAGCAGCAGCAAGGCCACGCCCCAGCGGAATAGGCGCGTACGATAGAAGCTTGGGGGTGGCAGGAGTTTCTTGAGCGTGGCGCGCGGCAGGATGTCTTTTGTCGCAACCGTCCGCACAGCCGTGACTGCGTACCTGGCGGCCCGGTTTTTACTGGCATTCTGCGAACGGGACGCAATGGCGGCACCCAACGCCCAAAGTATCGCGGCGGCGGCCAGCAGCGCAAACAGTACCAAGGCAATTGTGTTCAACAATGAAGGAAAGACTGAATAGCCGCACGCCATCGCACTATCGCGGACAGCAGCACACCCAACAGACATCAGAACGTACTGACCAACAAGCATCAGCGATCCACCCGCCAGCGCAAAGGCATAGAGCCAACGAGGGCCAGAATGACGCGAGAACACAGACCGCAGCGACGCGAACCGCCGTAGCAGTCGCTGCAGCCCTGCGAGCAGCAGCAAGAAACCAGATGCGGCCGCGAGCAGAATTAACACTGGCAACAGCAATGGCGTCCAAGTATTAAGAAACGATTCGAGTGGACTGCATGCGGTGACACCTACGGCGGCTGTTGTGTTGGCGCATTGCTTCACCGTAAAGAAGAAGGGCGTATTGTACCACGCATACACCACGCCCACACACAGCATCGCGACAGCGAGCACACGCGCCACGAACTGTGTATTGATCGGCGCCGGGGGCGCTACTGTCCGCATCGCCTGCGAGCCCGTCCGGCCCCTCCTGAATTTCAGCACCGCCATGCCAATCAGTAGTATCAGCACGACCGTCGCAATCTGATTTGCCAGACTGAAGACCAGTATCAGCATAAATTGCAGTGGAGCACGCAAAGCCCCGTCAATAGTGCCGAACTCCCGCCCATTCATCACAAGCAGCCATACACAGGCGGCAAACAACAAGTGAAAGAGATGCACTGACCAATGATGCAGCCGGTTTGCGACACTCCCCGTGCCGGTGCGCAGCCGATATGCTGCTACGGCAATCACCAATAACCCGATGCACGCCACCATCGCTATGAATAAGCTCGGCACCGCCGGCGCAACCTCGAACTCACTCATCGCTTCCCACCTTCAGTAGTGTCGGATGCTTTATTAGCAGACGTACGCAGGAACGAGACAAGCAACAGCGCGATCACCGTCGCGACATACCAAGGTACAGCATTCTGCAGCGTCACATTCTCATTATCGACGATTATCTTAGTACAGGCAGCCCGCTGCTCCTCCTTGGTCAGGACGACATATTTAGGGTTGGGAACCATATGCATCGCCCCCTTGATGTCATACCGCTTCCCTTCAAAGTACGCCGATATGGTGAACTGTTCGGTTTTCGTGGGCAAGTATGTGGGACGGCCCGGTCCGGACTCTTGCTTCAGGCTGGCAAGCTTGATAGGGGTGTGCACTAAGTCGTGAATCATTCTGCCATGGTCATTGAACTGAGCAAAGACGCTGCTGCTATCCGCCATAGCGTCTGAACTACGGTCACTCTTGAACCTGCCGACTTCATACAGATCGAATACATGATCCCGGCTGAGCTGCGGCGCTTCCTTCCCCAGATTCGTCGGCACCATTTCGGCGGTGGGCGGCAGTACTTTGTCGCCATCCACGGTACGATCTGCCCGGTATTGCCGTATCGCCACATAAACATCCTGCTTGTTGTCGTAGGTGCCGAAATAGAGCATGTCTCCCCATGGCTTGACAAGCATCTTATCTGCAAGCGGGTTGTCCTCAATTACCAGCTTGGTGACGTACCAGGCGGGATTGTGCGTAGAGCACGCCTGCACGACAGGCGCCGAAATCAACAGTGCCTGCAGGGCGGCCACCACCAGTCCCTGCACGATGATGTTTGTTTTTCTCATTGTTGCCTATAGTATAGCAGACAACGCTCCGGCCTTGGTCAGATGAATTTCCGCTGTCGGGTCTTTGCTAGGAATCCCTGGTGCTGCGTATACTCGCGCTCGTGGAGCAGGAAGGGGTAGGCTTGTAACTTCCGGCTATACGTAAAGTTGTCGTCGTTGGCACCCAGTACTGTCTTGAGCGGTATGGTGGCGTCAACGGCATAGATGTACCGCTCAGCCTCCTTGTTTTGCTGCTGATTTAGCAGGCCGCCGATGATTACCTCTACTTCATCGATTGCATCTGGACTTGCCGCGTACTGTTCATTAAATTCAAGTGAAACCCCAACCCCCACATTACCAATCAACGAAGCCCCCGCAATCCCCGGCTTCATCAACACGATGTCCCGCCGCCCAGTCAGATTAATCACCCGCCTCACCCCCGCCTCCACATTCGCCACAATCGGCACCATCCCCACCTCACACGACGTCGTGTGCAGATCCAGCACATACTCCGCCTCGCGCACGATGGGCAGCAGCTCCGCCGCCAACCGCTCCTCATGGTTGCCGCTTGGATTGCCCGGAAAACTTCGGTTCATATCGGCATCGATACAGCGCTTTCCCGCTGCGATCGCCTCTTCGTTCGCTAATATGATCGTCAGGCCGGGATAGTCAGCCAATCGATGTTCATAATACTTAAATACCCGCCGGCCGATGTGCTCATTGCCGTGCTGACAGCCGATAATGGCAACTCTAGTCGGTTTGTGTGATGATTTAATCCTCATTTCATTTCCTTTCGTTACAGTGTTCGTAGATGGAGGGACTGGCATAGATTCCAGCCCCTCCATCACCTACGCGGGCGGCAGCAGTGCCCCAACCACAATGACGGCATCGCCATCAGCGAAGCTGCAGAGCCCATCCCACCAGGCGCTCAGCTCCGCATCGGGGTGCTGTGGCCGTTCGCCGTAAAGCGGGCCGCCGTAGCAGCCGCGCGTCACCGGGAAGACCCCGCCAAGATGCGTAGCTGCCTGCTGGCCTACCCGCAGGAGTTCACTGCCGCAAGGCCCGTTCTCCCGGTTTGGATAGGCCGGTTCACAGGCTGCCATGCCTGCCGTGTACATCCGCAGTGATTGTGTACGGTACGCCAGGTAGCGCACCCGTGGCAATGCTTGCTGAGCCGCCTGAATGGCCGCCAGTACATTGCGCCGCCGCTGATAGCCGCGTCGCAGGATGATCCCGGAGAGGTACAATATATCCCCTGCCTCCCCGATGACATCAAAGATGACAAAGCCGGCAGTGGCGCCATCTGCCACAAAACTGTAGACCAGCTGGCCATCGGCCAGGTGGCTGGCTACGTCCTGCTCCAGCTCGGGCGTTACCGGCCGGGCAAAGCCCTCAGCCGCGATCGCCACGGCGTCACGCATAGCGGGATGAGTCCTGACAAGGTGCATCGTCTGCCTCCATCGTAGGGTTTTTGGCTGTCGAGACGGGCATGCTTACCCGCCTCTTCCAAACAAAACGCCCCGCGTGGACGGGGCGCTGTCTGCCGAAAAATCAGACATCACAAAACCGTCCTACGGAGAGGCGCGCCAGTGCCACCAGAAGGCGGCAATGTGATTGGTGATGTAGTTGGTATGTGATGAATGCATGTCTATTCCTTGCTGCATATCGGCTAAATTGAAAAGCCCTTGCAGATATTCACAGCCGGCCAAAGCCGAACTTTCAATATCTGCAAGGACCTTTACGGTGGTGCCACCTTGCTTCGCCGCGCCATCACTGCCGCGACCTTGGTGCCAGCAAAAACTGGCTGAAGCATGATGACGGACTTCTGCCGGAGCCCGCTACTTTCGCGCCACACCCCGTCTTGCGTGAGGGTGGCGCGATGGTTCACGGGTCAGCTCGCAGGGACCATATTCCCTGCTCAAACGCTTTTGATGGTGTTCAATATAGCACAAGTGCTTTGATTTGTCAATCGGTCTCGCTAACAGTGCCTACTGTCGAATCAACACTATCCGATCCACCATCGACCCCGCCTCCCGATACTGCAACGTCATAGTATGCGTCCCGGCAGTCAAAGTAAACTTGGGATTGTTAGTAGCGTCATACACCCAGCTGGTAGATGGCTCCTGCAGGTCCCACATGGCATACGTCCCGCTATCAAACTTCACATTGAACGAGTCCGCATTGCCGCTGGCCGCCTTGATGTAGCCGGCAATCATGTACGTACCATTGGTGGGCACCTGGATGTTGTACGTTGCCGTGCCCGACGACTTACCAATCACATACTTACCACCAGAAGCACCCGTCTCCGACTGCTCAACGATGCCGCCACTCTCAGCACCCGCCTCCGCCTCAAACAGGCTGGTGGCCGTGATGGCACCCGGCGCAGTCGGTGCAGTGGCCGCCGTGTTGGCAGTCAGCGAGAGCGCATCTACCTTGGTGCCGTTCTCTTTCTTGTAGAGTGTTAGCGTGTGCTTGCCGGCAGTCAGGCTGACGGTCGGTCCAGTGGCCCAGGTCCAGCTGGTGGTGCCGGCGGTCAGGTTCCAGTCTTGGCGAGAGGCAGTGTCAAAGGCGTATGAGAACGAGTTACTGGAGCTGGTAGGCGCGATCACGCGGCCCTTCAGCGTGTAGCTGCCAGCGGTCGTGACGTTGAACGTGTAGGTCACGCGCCCCGTGCCGGAGCCGCTCAGCTGGGCGACATACTTGCCGCCTTGGGCGCTTGGGTCGTTGTGGGCGGCCATCGGCGAGACCAGCGCGCCGGTCTCGGCCTCAAAGTTGATGTTCTGGGTCGTCGGTGAAGCAGGAGTGGTCACGTTGACTACGTTCGATGCCAGCGATTCCGTACCGGCCGCGTCCACCGCCTTCACGTAGTAGCTGTACGCAGTGCCGCCGGTCAGCTCGGACGAGGTGTAGGCGCGGTCGGTGACGTTGCCGATCTTGGTGTCGTTGCGGTACACGTTGTAGGAGATGGCCGAGACCGCACCGCCTGGCGCCGTCCAGCCCAGCTTGACCTCGGTGGAAGTTGAGGATTGTACCGTCAGTCCGCTTGGCGCCTGGATGCCGACCTTGGTGTCAGCACACGCCTTGGCCGGATCGCCAACGTTATTGGCCTCCTGGATAGCCCCGTTGGCCGCAAAGGTATTGCCGCAGATCTCACCCAGCTGCGCCACCGCCTGCTTGACGCTGATAGCCGCAGCAGCCGAGTTCTTCAGGGCGCTCAGACGGATGGCGTTGCCGCCTTTGTCATACGTGGAGGAATCCGACCAGAACTTGACGCTGTAGCCCCGGCTGCCGTCGACGACGGTATTCTCAACCCGGTTGTTGTCGCCGCGGAACTCAATGTTGCTGCCGTTGTAGTCAATCGGCTCGTCGTTATACATACACTCGCTGTTCTGGATGATGTTGTGGTGCGCGTTCTCTTTGACGTTGAAGCACTCTGAACCAAAGGTGCGGATGGTCGTTTCGGTTACCAGGATGCCGTTACTGGTGTCGTTGGCATACATCGGCTGAGTGGTCGACTTGGGGCTGGTGCCCACATAGACGCCTTCGGCATTGTGGTACTTGTACTGTGAAGAATCGTCGCCCGCGCCATACATGCCGCACCACTGGATGACCGAGCGGCTGACCGCACTGGCCATGGCATTGTTGCGGAAGCGGACACATTCGCCGCCGGAGCCTTGCAGGAACATGTCATCGATGCGCGTGCCGACGATATCGCGCGAGTCATTGGCCGCGCCCACGTACACCAGCTTGCTGTTGACGGCGCGTGACTGCACGCTGTCCTTGAAGCCGCGGATGTTAGCAGGAGTCGTCGGGTATTCACCGCGGGCAATCGCCTTCTGTCCGTCAACCGTAAAGCCCTTCAGCGTGTAGTAGCTGTGGTTGATATCAATGACGTGGCCGCCGGTGCCGTACACCACCGCCTTGTACCGGCCGTTGATGTCCTTGCCGGTCTCCGGTCCCTGTAGCGTGATGGGATTGGCACTGGTGCCAGCAACCTTGGTGGTCACCTTGCCGGTATAGACCCCCTCTGCCAAGTTAATCACCGCGCCGGGCTGAGCCAGATCCATCGCCCGCTGGATAGTCTTGAATGGTGCCGAGGCGCTGGTGCCAGTGTTGGCATCAGATCCGGAGGGACTGACGTAATACGTCACCGTCGCCGCGTTGGCTGCGA
This window of the Candidatus Saccharibacteria bacterium genome carries:
- a CDS encoding succinylglutamate desuccinylase/aspartoacylase family protein, with the translated sequence MRIKSSHKPTRVAIIGCQHGNEHIGRRVFKYYEHRLADYPGLTIILANEEAIAAGKRCIDADMNRSFPGNPSGNHEERLAAELLPIVREAEYVLDLHTTSCEVGMVPIVANVEAGVRRVINLTGRRDIVLMKPGIAGASLIGNVGVGVSLEFNEQYAASPDAIDEVEVIIGGLLNQQQNKEAERYIYAVDATIPLKTVLGANDDNFTYSRKLQAYPFLLHEREYTQHQGFLAKTRQRKFI
- a CDS encoding AI-2E family transporter, encoding MSEKKTTHPLTAGIITVPWSIRIALLIALAGGLFFISPYLGAVMFSALIAYIYNPVYKSLLRLTKRAGIAITGTLLTIVLSVMLPIAIVASVTIHEATALVSNVSSSNVKFGSADIQRAFDDTLERTNDALRGLPGGESLQIDRAQVNNTFKNIALGALSFLTGSLQRAGSAAVDLISTTILAVFLIIGMLRHQDRLIATIKNLSPYDDKLNNLYLTRAGHMTTAMVKGQFVVALAQGFASALSLWIVGIDYFWFFFVLLTFLSFIPLGAGIVTIPLAIVLLLTGQIWQGIFLLIFHFLVVSFIDNLLRPRLVPKDAALNDALLLLGVFSGLALFGAAGVIYGPVVMILIVTTVYIYSVYNRKVEKISLPSNDIK